The Candidatus Eisenbacteria bacterium sequence TCGGAATCTTGGGCGTATGAGCGCGAATGGATTATTGAAACCAATGAGTGTATCAGCGAAACTCGTTGGAGAGAAACTCGCAAATAGAGATCAAATCGTGAAATCTCGATTGCATCCCATCGCAGTACTCACCGCGCTCCACACGTACAAGAATGGTCGCGGGAATCTCGGGAAGCTCGAATGGGAGCCCGTAGAATCCGTCTGCGATGCGCTCGATGATGCGTTCTACGCTGCATTCGGAAACGTAGAGCCATCTGGGAAGCGGATGCTCCTCGCGCTCGATGTCTCTGGTTCGATGTCAGGTGGAGCAGTTGCGGGTGTAAAAGGTCTCACGCCGCGTATCGCATCCGTAGCAATGGCAATGGTGACTGCGAGAACAGAACCGCAGTATCATGTCATGGCGTTCGCCAACGGTTTCGTCCCATTGACAATCACGAAGAAGGAAACGCTTGATGCGGTGATGCGGAAGGCCGATGCGCTTTCGATGGATGGAACCGATTGCGCGCTCCCAATGCTCTGGGCGCTCAAAGAGAAGATTTCTGTAGATACATTTGTGGTGTATACCGACAGTGAAACGTGGGCGGGAAATATACATCCGAGTCAGGCGCTTGCTCAGTATCGGAACGCGATGCAGATTCCCGCGAAGCTCGTCGTGGTAGGGATGGTATCTAATGGGTTTACCGTCGCAGACCCAAATGATCGTGGGATGCTTGATGTCGTAGGATTTGATATCGCAGCACCGAACCTCATCACGAATTTTGCCAAGGAGTGAATATCCGTGGGTCGGAGTACAAGGGTTATCATTGTAGTAATCCCTCGTGCAAAGTTCATCCACGGTTATTGGAAAAAATCTTCGGGCCGGCGTGTGTTGGTTACCTGTTTATACCCGATGCACGATTTTTCGTCCGAAGACTGATTCGGTAATGAAGAAGGGAAAACGGGGAGAGAGCGAGCATTATTGAGCGGTATATGGCGAAGTACTAGACGTACTATGTAAGGGAATCGTGAGACACGAATGAATGCCGCGGATGAGAGGACGAGCAACAGATTGAACATGCTCACCTAGTTCGCTGAAAGACGTGCAAGGATTGTGACCTACATCGCTATCGCCAAAGCGCTCCGTCAGAAGATGCACGGGTGGAAGTACTGCTCGCCGTACACGTACAGCTGCTATCAGTGCGCGATGTGGTATGCGTTGAGTGTGTTAGAACACGCGGCGGATTTGGAGAAGTTCACAGCAGAACGGAAGAGGAAAACAAGATGAAGAGGGAATGAATATGCTCACGAAGGAACAGCTCAATGAGATTCGGGAGCGCTCCGTAAAATCATGTAAACAGAGTTGAGACTCACCATTTCAATGAATAAGTACCGAGCGATATGAATAACGAGCGCATAAAGAATAAATACGGAAACATACGTACGGAAATAGACGGCAAGGTTTTCTCGAGTAAACGGGAAGCGGAAGTCTACCGTGAACTTCAGTCCTGCCGGCGAGCGAGAAGGAACGATCAACGAGTCGTAGAAATACAGGTTCACCCCAAATATCCGTTCATCATCAACGAGAACAACATCGGGATTTACACGGCGGATTTTTGGGTGAAGTACGCGGATGGGCACGAGGAAGTTATCGATGTGAAGAGTCCGGTTACCGCAAAGCTCAAGGATTTCCGGCGCACCATGAAGCTCATGCGCGCGTTCTACGGAATTGAGGTGCAGGTACGACAGTAAATGGAAATACGTTATGACGACCTACCGACATGGAGATCTCCTGGTGCGACCGATCGGGTCGATTCCCGAAGGAGCAACGGAGAATACGAAAGGAGATGCGCACATCCTCGCGTACGGTGAGGCAACGGGACACCGACACCGTATCGCCGATCCGCGTCCCGACACAGTACGATTTTTCACGACTCCCGATGGTCGCGCGGTCATGGAGGTGTTCCAACCGGTCGAGCTCGTCCATGAAGAGCATAAGACGCTCACGATCGCACCCGCGATCTACGAAGTCGTGCATGAGCGAGAATACGGCTACTTCGTGCAATCCGTTCGGCAAGTCCAAGATTGATATGGCGAAAGGACTCATATGGAAAAACGATGGAGAACGCGCGCGCGGGTTCACCGATGCGACGCTTGCGCTCATCAAGCGCATGGAACGTGTGAACCTTCGGCGTGGATGGCCACTCCAGAAAGAGGAATGTGAAGCTGCGATTGCGGAAGCATATCGGATTGCTGGTCTATCGACGCCAAAATTTGATTGGCGATTCGACGTGACCGATACAGGTTTCGGAAAAGCTGCGGGGGCTGCGGGGGCTTCGGGGGCTGCGAGGGCTGCGTGGGCTG is a genomic window containing:
- a CDS encoding DUF1064 domain-containing protein — encoded protein: MNNERIKNKYGNIRTEIDGKVFSSKREAEVYRELQSCRRARRNDQRVVEIQVHPKYPFIINENNIGIYTADFWVKYADGHEEVIDVKSPVTAKLKDFRRTMKLMRAFYGIEVQVRQ